The Brassica napus cultivar Da-Ae chromosome C7, Da-Ae, whole genome shotgun sequence genome has a segment encoding these proteins:
- the LOC106430319 gene encoding protein CONTINUOUS VASCULAR RING 1 isoform X2, translated as MGDAKAGIVMANRDRELLIPVGEDDNDSTTKPSSSSSHNAGQELIRSWASKKFMTGCVILLPMAITFYVTWWFIHFVDGFFSPIYAHLGINLFGLGFITSITFIFFVGVFMSSWLGTSVLNLGEWFIKRMPFVRHIYNASKQISTAISPDQNTQAFKEVAIIRHPRIGEYAIGFITSTLVLQTYSAEEELCCVYVPTNHLYIGDVFLVSTKDVIRPNLSVREGIEIVVSGGMSMPQVLSTLDIRSPSERSRSSRVERN; from the exons ATGGGAGACGCGAAAGCCGGGATCGTGATGGCTAACCGAGATCGGGAGCTTCTGATTCCTGTCGGCGAAGATGACAACGATTCTACAACTAAaccctcctcttcctcttctcacAACGCTGGTCAGGAG TTGATAAGAAGCTGGGCATCGAAGAAGTTCATGACTGGATG TGTTATCTTGCTGCCCATGGCCATCACTTTCTATGTCACGTGGTGGTTTATTCATTTCGTTGATGGCTTCTTCTCCCCGATATATGCTCACCTCGGAATTAACCTTTTTG GACTTGGGTTTATCACATCCATTACATTTATCTTCTTCGTTGGAGTGTTCATGTCGTCATGGTTGGGGACTTCGGTTCTTAATTTGGGAGAGTGGTTTATCAAGCGCATGCCTTTTGTTCGCCACATCTACAATGCCTCCAAGCAAATCAGTACTGCCATTTCACCAG ATCAAAACACACAGGCTTTCAAAGAAGTCGCCATCATAAGACATCCACGTATTGGTGAATACGCTATTGGGTTCATCACATCCACCCTTGTTCTCCAG ACTTACTCGGCTGAAGAGGAACTTTGCTGTGTATATGTTCCCACAAATCACCTTTACATCGGGGATGTGTTCCTTGTAAGTACAAAGGATGTGATCAGACCAAATCTCTCAGTTAGGGAAGGCATAG AGATCGTAGTGTCAGGAGGAATGTCAATGCCGCAAGTTCTGTCAACACTTGATATCAGATCGCCTTCAGAAAGAAGTAGAAGTAGTAGAGTTGAAAGAAACTGA
- the LOC106430319 gene encoding protein LIKE COV 1 isoform X1, whose translation MGDAKAGIVMANRDRELLIPVGEDDNDSTTKPSSSSSHNAGQETFYKLIRSWASKKFMTGCVILLPMAITFYVTWWFIHFVDGFFSPIYAHLGINLFGLGFITSITFIFFVGVFMSSWLGTSVLNLGEWFIKRMPFVRHIYNASKQISTAISPDQNTQAFKEVAIIRHPRIGEYAIGFITSTLVLQTYSAEEELCCVYVPTNHLYIGDVFLVSTKDVIRPNLSVREGIEIVVSGGMSMPQVLSTLDIRSPSERSRSSRVERN comes from the exons ATGGGAGACGCGAAAGCCGGGATCGTGATGGCTAACCGAGATCGGGAGCTTCTGATTCCTGTCGGCGAAGATGACAACGATTCTACAACTAAaccctcctcttcctcttctcacAACGCTGGTCAGGAG ACGTTTTACAAGTTGATAAGAAGCTGGGCATCGAAGAAGTTCATGACTGGATG TGTTATCTTGCTGCCCATGGCCATCACTTTCTATGTCACGTGGTGGTTTATTCATTTCGTTGATGGCTTCTTCTCCCCGATATATGCTCACCTCGGAATTAACCTTTTTG GACTTGGGTTTATCACATCCATTACATTTATCTTCTTCGTTGGAGTGTTCATGTCGTCATGGTTGGGGACTTCGGTTCTTAATTTGGGAGAGTGGTTTATCAAGCGCATGCCTTTTGTTCGCCACATCTACAATGCCTCCAAGCAAATCAGTACTGCCATTTCACCAG ATCAAAACACACAGGCTTTCAAAGAAGTCGCCATCATAAGACATCCACGTATTGGTGAATACGCTATTGGGTTCATCACATCCACCCTTGTTCTCCAG ACTTACTCGGCTGAAGAGGAACTTTGCTGTGTATATGTTCCCACAAATCACCTTTACATCGGGGATGTGTTCCTTGTAAGTACAAAGGATGTGATCAGACCAAATCTCTCAGTTAGGGAAGGCATAG AGATCGTAGTGTCAGGAGGAATGTCAATGCCGCAAGTTCTGTCAACACTTGATATCAGATCGCCTTCAGAAAGAAGTAGAAGTAGTAGAGTTGAAAGAAACTGA